A single window of Aythya fuligula isolate bAytFul2 chromosome Z, bAytFul2.pri, whole genome shotgun sequence DNA harbors:
- the RIOK2 gene encoding serine/threonine-protein kinase RIO2 isoform X1 → MGKLNVAVLRYLSGQHFRVLTAVEMGMKNHEIVPGSLVAPIASLKHGGCNKVLRELAKHKLLAYERTKTVQGYRLTNAGYDYLALRTLSSRQVISSVGNQMGVGKESDIYIVANEDEQQFAMKLHRLGRTSFRSLKNKRDYHKHRHKMSWLYLSRLAAMKEFAYMKALYDRGFPVPKPVDYNRHAVIMELLNGYPLCQVHHIEDPAAVYSELMDLIVKLGNHGLIHGDFNEFNLILDNDDHVTMIDFPQMISTSHPNAEWYFDRDVNCIKEFFKKRFNYESELFPSFQDIRRESSLDIEIAASGYTKEMQEDDELLYPECSDEDDHTTEEREFVEDAESNANFLSQDKENNADFMYEVVSESRTSEDLYHSEDAEATESSENSQGLSMSELSSALEKVEGQPVLSKSSEDAESCALGFSEHKRIPENAAENQTEGCSGKDDDECPDLVDLSTLNKELRPYRNEDSMVHIAEHRTRTKSTSASSVGSCSTIPPELVKRKIKRQLTKQQKSALRRRLQKGEANVYTKQRRENMHNIKSSLDAASFWG, encoded by the exons ATGGGGAAGCTGAACGTGGCCGTGCTGCGGTACCTCAGCGGGCAGCACTTCAGGGTGCTCACCGCG GTGGAAATGGGCATGAAGAACCACGAGATCGTGCCTGGCAGCCTGGTGGCGCCCATCGCCAGCCTGAAGCACGGCGGCTGCAAcaaggtgctgagggagctggcgaAGCACAAGCTCCTGGCGTACGAGCGGACCAAAA CTGTCCAGGGCTATCGGTTAACTAATGCAGGATATGATTACCTTGCCTTGAGAACTCTGTCTTCCCGGCAAGTCATCAGTTCTGTTGGAAACCAGATGGGTGTTGGCAAAGAATCAG ATATTTATATTGTTGCAAATGAAGACGAGCAGCAGTTTGCAATGAAATTGCACAGGCTTGGAAGAACTTCCTTTCGCAGCCTGAAAAATAAGCGTGACTACCATAAGCACAGACACAAAATGTCATGGCTGTATTTATCCCGGCTAGCAGCAATGAAAGAGTTTGCCTACATGAAG GCTTTGTATGACAGAGGATTTCCTGTTCCAAAACCTGTAGACTACAACAGGCATGCAGTTATTATGGAACTCCTTAATGGCTACCCTTT ATGCCAAGTACACCACATAGAAGACCCTGCTGCTGTCTACAGTGAATTAATGGATCTAATTGTAAAACTTGGCAATCATGGTTTGATTCATGGGGATTTCAATGAATTTAATCTCATACTGGATAATGATGATCATGTCACTATGATTGATTTCCCTCAGATGATATCAACATCACATCCAAATGCTGAATG gtaTTTTGACAGGGATGTTAACTGCATTAAGGAGTTTTTTAAGAAACGCTTCAACTATGAGAGTGAGCTCTTCCCATCATTCCAAGATATCAG gaGAGAGAGTTCTCTTGACATAGAGATTGCTGCCAGTGGTTatacaaaagaaatgcaggaaGATGATGAGCTGCTTTACCCAGAGTGTTCTGATGAGGATGATCATACAACAGAGGAGAGGGAATTTGTAGAAGATGCTGAAAGTAACGCCAACTTCCTCAGccaagataaagaaaacaatgcagaCTTCATGTATGAAGtggtttctgaaagcagaaccTCTGAAGACTTGTATCACAGTGAAGATGCTGAAGCCACTGAAAGTAGTGAAAATTCACAAGGACTGAGTATGTCAGAGTTGAGTTCAGCCTTAGAAAAGGTTGAAGGGCAGCCTGTGCTTTCGAAGTCCAGTGAAGATGCAGAGAGTTGTGCACTTGGTTTTTCTGAGCACAAAAGAATACctgaaaatgctgctgaaaatcagACAGAGGGCTGCAGTGGTAAGGACGACGATGAATGCCCTGATCTGGTTGACTTGTCAACTTTAAATAAGGAATTGAGGCCTTACAG aaatgaagacaGTATGGTTCATATTGCGGAGCACAGAACAAGAACTAAAAGTACATCAGCCAGCAGTGTTGGGAGCTGTTCAACCATTCCACCG